A DNA window from Candidatus Protochlamydia naegleriophila contains the following coding sequences:
- the recF gene encoding DNA replication/repair protein RecF (All proteins in this family for which functions are known are DNA-binding proteins that assist the filamentation of RecA onto DNA for the initiation of recombination or recombinational repair.), which translates to MALRSLYLHHFRNYEEAYLEFSPSVNFICGPNARGKTTLLEAIHCLMIGRSFRTSTDSDLIQKGFSSFFLEAHFLKHGIAQTLRYGLRENERKVIYNSTALTSLSALLGLIQGVIITPDDAQLVKGAPQQRRQFLDIQIAQIDPLYVHHLNRYARALRQRNHLLKAKQQATIESWEQEMAHSAAYLVSQRRLTVDDLQTKSQFYYLELTGEKENLTLDYRSSIGKEASVEETKWRYMQQLLKNRPKEMLIGHTLTGPHKDDLIIAIGDRDVRNFASEGQQRSCVNALHFAEWKRLKELGDEEFPLFMIDDMGMSLDSNRKERLLAQLQTLGQVFLTATDPALLDDFKGDKKIFNLPFYGKPP; encoded by the coding sequence ATGGCTCTCCGCTCTCTTTACTTGCACCATTTTCGCAACTATGAAGAGGCTTATTTAGAGTTCAGTCCTTCCGTCAACTTCATATGCGGGCCGAATGCAAGAGGCAAGACAACGCTCTTAGAAGCCATTCATTGCCTAATGATCGGCCGCTCATTTCGCACCTCTACCGATTCCGATTTGATTCAAAAGGGCTTTTCCTCATTTTTTCTTGAAGCCCATTTCCTCAAACACGGAATCGCTCAAACGCTGCGCTATGGATTAAGAGAAAATGAGCGGAAAGTCATCTACAATAGCACGGCTCTAACGAGTCTATCGGCTCTGCTTGGACTGATCCAAGGTGTGATTATTACGCCCGACGACGCCCAACTCGTCAAAGGGGCTCCACAGCAGCGCCGACAATTTCTAGACATCCAAATAGCCCAAATCGACCCCTTATACGTCCATCATCTCAATCGCTATGCAAGGGCTTTACGCCAGCGCAATCACCTCTTGAAAGCCAAGCAGCAGGCAACGATCGAAAGCTGGGAACAAGAGATGGCTCATTCAGCCGCTTATCTTGTCTCCCAAAGACGGCTGACAGTCGACGATTTGCAAACAAAAAGCCAATTCTACTATCTCGAGCTAACGGGAGAAAAAGAAAATTTGACCCTCGACTATCGCTCGAGTATTGGCAAGGAAGCAAGCGTTGAGGAGACAAAATGGCGCTATATGCAACAACTACTGAAGAATCGACCAAAGGAAATGCTCATTGGGCATACCCTCACGGGTCCTCATAAAGACGACTTGATCATTGCCATCGGCGACCGCGATGTGCGCAACTTTGCAAGCGAAGGACAGCAGCGCAGCTGTGTCAATGCGCTCCACTTCGCTGAATGGAAACGCTTAAAAGAACTCGGCGACGAGGAATTCCCCCTTTTTATGATCGATGACATGGGCATGAGCCTTGACTCAAACCGCAAGGAGCGTTTACTTGCTCAGCTTCAAACACTTGGGCAGGTTTTTTTAACAGCCACTGATCCAGCACTACTGGATGACTTTAAAGGCGATAAAAAAATTTTCAACCTCCCCTTCTACGGCAAGCCTCCTTG
- the dnaN gene encoding DNA polymerase III subunit beta — translation MKFVISTQELNYLISKILNVVSQKPTIPILSNFLLEAYNDELILTATDLTVGIRCHTEAKILEEGATTLPAKRLAQLIRELTAVNVEVSTNSNEVTTIVAGTSRFKLNGMSKTEYPALPDLSQAHTFHMKQSELKDLLYRTSFAVSKEDNRYVLTGVLMQIANGMATFVGTDGKRLARSHGPIDIGSSFTGQSIIPLKAVDEILKNLSDEGDVKISLMSDKIAVEANQIRLLTKLLAGDYPDVNRVIPERSDIIVSLHREELSSLLRQISLFTADHNHSVRFTFSQGELKLTANTMDIGEGNVTMPANYQGSKLEIAFNPGFFIDILRHCKGETVTMGLTDAYNPGIITDGDQLSTPLQASPLFVIMPMRLSED, via the coding sequence ATGAAATTTGTTATCTCTACCCAAGAACTCAACTACCTCATCAGCAAAATTTTGAACGTCGTATCTCAAAAGCCAACGATTCCCATTTTATCGAATTTTTTGTTGGAAGCTTATAACGACGAATTAATTTTAACAGCAACCGACCTAACTGTCGGTATCCGCTGCCATACCGAAGCCAAAATTTTAGAAGAAGGCGCTACCACTTTGCCTGCTAAACGTTTGGCCCAATTAATCCGTGAATTGACCGCCGTCAACGTCGAAGTGTCGACCAATAGCAATGAAGTCACAACCATCGTGGCTGGGACGTCCCGCTTTAAGTTGAATGGGATGAGCAAAACCGAATACCCGGCTCTTCCAGATCTCTCGCAAGCGCATACCTTCCACATGAAGCAATCTGAACTAAAAGATTTGCTTTACCGCACCTCATTTGCTGTTTCAAAAGAAGACAATCGCTATGTCTTAACAGGCGTCTTGATGCAGATTGCCAATGGAATGGCAACTTTTGTGGGAACTGATGGGAAGCGCTTAGCACGCTCACATGGTCCGATCGACATCGGCTCTTCTTTTACAGGCCAGTCTATCATTCCTTTAAAGGCTGTCGATGAAATTCTAAAGAATTTAAGCGACGAAGGCGATGTGAAAATTTCTTTAATGTCCGATAAGATTGCCGTAGAAGCCAACCAGATACGCCTTTTAACCAAGCTTCTTGCTGGCGACTATCCTGATGTCAATCGCGTCATACCAGAGCGCTCTGATATTATTGTATCCTTGCACCGCGAAGAATTATCGAGCTTATTGCGTCAAATCTCTCTTTTCACGGCTGACCACAATCACTCAGTGCGCTTTACTTTTTCACAAGGCGAGCTCAAGTTGACGGCCAACACGATGGATATTGGAGAAGGGAATGTTACGATGCCTGCCAATTATCAAGGGTCAAAGCTTGAAATTGCTTTCAACCCCGGCTTCTTCATTGACATTTTGCGCCATTGCAAAGGTGAAACTGTGACAATGGGCTTAACCGATGCTTATAACCCAGGTATCATCACAGATGGCGACCAGCTCTCCACTCCGTTGCAGGCCTCCCCTCTTTTTGTGATCATGCCGATGCGTTTGTCTGAAGACTAA
- a CDS encoding dienelactone hydrolase family protein, producing MEKLIHIKQEKVTLEGMLKLPPKAQGLVLFAHGSGSSRLSPRNNYVADSLNEGHLATLLIDLLSPQEDEIYQTRFDINLLTDRLVRVIDWLQQQSETKELPIGLFGSSTGAAAALQVAAALGDNIKAVVSRGGRPDLAMTVLERVVAPTLLIVGGSDFGVIKLNQEAYEKLHCVKKLASIPHATHLFEEPGSLEQVAQNAQDWFKKYLK from the coding sequence ATGGAAAAATTGATTCACATCAAGCAAGAAAAAGTGACTTTGGAAGGAATGCTAAAATTACCGCCAAAAGCACAAGGGCTCGTCCTTTTTGCCCACGGGAGCGGAAGCAGCCGCTTATCACCTCGCAATAACTATGTAGCCGATAGTTTAAATGAAGGCCATCTTGCCACTTTGTTAATCGACCTACTCTCCCCTCAAGAAGATGAGATCTATCAAACACGCTTTGACATTAACTTATTAACCGATCGCCTAGTAAGAGTGATTGATTGGCTGCAACAGCAGAGTGAAACCAAAGAACTTCCCATTGGGCTTTTTGGATCCAGTACAGGAGCTGCTGCTGCACTCCAAGTAGCTGCCGCATTAGGAGACAATATTAAAGCCGTCGTTTCGCGAGGCGGACGTCCAGACTTAGCCATGACGGTATTAGAAAGAGTTGTTGCACCTACACTATTAATAGTTGGAGGAAGCGATTTTGGCGTCATCAAACTGAATCAAGAGGCTTATGAGAAGCTCCATTGCGTCAAGAAGCTCGCATCCATTCCACACGCAACCCATCTGTTTGAAGAGCCCGGCTCTCTAGAACAAGTGGCTCAAAACGCCCAAGATTGGTTTAAAAAGTACTTGAAATAA
- a CDS encoding ribose-phosphate diphosphokinase → MEQIKPSLLFTSYPHEALAQELACHSSLECRTFLLDHFPNQELCLALSTSVANRNCVILGSLTPPEIHLVTFLMLCHTLKKDKAKQVSACIPYLAYSRHEKDEPQKSQMTALVGALLKAAGLDSILTLDLHNPKKKDLFPIPIHSISPAKLFAEEIRRLALTEATIVAPDKGAIARCEDLAQELEKKENLIWIEKMRDQKNIFHYDLRFGVKKQALIVDDILDTGQTLISCCEKLVEKGAQEMVVMITHGLFTGEKWKELFDIGVTKIYCTDSVPLSSKLQNDPRIQVLSAAPLLLEALSIYSP, encoded by the coding sequence GTGGAGCAGATAAAACCGAGCCTACTTTTTACTAGCTACCCTCATGAAGCCTTAGCACAAGAGCTCGCTTGCCACTCCTCTTTGGAATGTCGAACGTTCTTGCTCGATCATTTTCCCAATCAAGAACTTTGCTTGGCTCTTTCAACATCCGTAGCCAATCGAAATTGCGTCATTCTCGGATCGCTCACACCCCCTGAAATTCATTTGGTCACCTTCCTCATGCTTTGCCATACTTTAAAAAAAGACAAAGCCAAGCAGGTATCTGCCTGCATTCCTTATCTTGCTTACTCGCGCCATGAAAAAGATGAGCCTCAAAAAAGCCAGATGACAGCCTTAGTAGGCGCTCTTCTTAAGGCGGCAGGCTTAGATTCAATCCTAACGCTCGATCTTCACAATCCTAAAAAGAAAGACCTTTTTCCCATTCCCATTCATTCTATCTCCCCGGCTAAACTATTTGCTGAAGAAATCCGACGGCTGGCTTTGACCGAAGCGACCATCGTCGCTCCGGACAAGGGGGCGATTGCACGCTGTGAGGATCTTGCTCAAGAGCTCGAAAAAAAAGAAAACCTCATTTGGATCGAAAAAATGCGCGATCAAAAAAATATCTTTCACTACGACTTGCGATTTGGCGTAAAAAAGCAAGCCCTCATCGTCGATGACATTCTCGATACGGGGCAAACGCTTATTTCCTGCTGTGAAAAACTAGTCGAGAAAGGAGCCCAAGAAATGGTTGTAATGATCACACATGGGCTCTTTACAGGTGAAAAGTGGAAAGAGCTATTTGACATCGGCGTAACAAAAATCTATTGCACCGATTCTGTCCCTTTGAGTTCAAAGCTGCAAAATGACCCCCGCATTCAAGTCCTTTCTGCGGCTCCACTCCTACTTGAGGCCTTGAGTATTTATTCACCATGA